A genomic window from Streptomyces brevispora includes:
- a CDS encoding sigma-70 family RNA polymerase sigma factor, protein MAGGEKDTRHSPGALTEEQAERMLAGMNDVIRAGEEMRGLRAEMIQMFIGFGWTQDRIARLTDMSQPAVSKQVNKHRSADPAPPMDLSLDQHDVPWLEGRLWGLAEDISETYADTARCTRCVSALARGRKHFTPENVDELRRLVEDDLRRYDREVSDAHPDAKALSRAHRDAYDEISRGLDVPSRQSAGQAADPASAPAAAAPLGSPSARRTLAHRIQRDRLRDGS, encoded by the coding sequence GTGGCAGGTGGAGAGAAGGACACGCGGCACAGCCCCGGGGCGCTGACCGAGGAACAGGCCGAGCGGATGCTCGCCGGGATGAACGACGTCATCCGCGCGGGCGAGGAGATGCGCGGGCTCCGCGCCGAGATGATCCAGATGTTCATCGGCTTCGGCTGGACCCAGGACCGTATCGCCCGGCTCACCGACATGAGCCAGCCCGCCGTGTCCAAACAGGTGAACAAGCACCGCTCCGCCGATCCGGCACCCCCGATGGACCTCTCCCTCGACCAGCACGACGTTCCGTGGCTCGAGGGGCGCCTGTGGGGGCTGGCCGAGGACATCTCCGAGACGTACGCCGACACGGCCCGCTGCACCCGCTGCGTCAGCGCCCTCGCCCGGGGCAGGAAGCACTTCACCCCGGAGAACGTCGACGAACTGCGGCGGCTCGTGGAGGACGACCTGCGGCGGTACGACAGGGAAGTGTCCGATGCCCACCCGGACGCGAAGGCGTTGTCCCGTGCCCATCGGGACGCGTACGACGAGATCAGCCGCGGTCTCGACGTACCGTCCAGGCAGTCGGCCGGTCAGGCGGCCGATCCGGCCAGCGCCCCGGCCGCCGCCGCCCCGCTCGGC